Proteins from one Thermobifida alba genomic window:
- a CDS encoding LacI family DNA-binding transcriptional regulator: MGAPRLADIARHAGVSEATVSRVLNDKPGVGPDTRKAVLTALDVLGYERPARLRQRSAGLVGMVVPELENPIFPMFAQAAEGVLAQHGYTPVLCTQTPGGIVEDEYVEMLLERNVSGIIFVSGLHADTTANHDRYRALLARRLPIVLVNGYVEGLPASFISPDDRAAARLAVNHLAALGHTRIGFASGPYRYVPVQRKLAGFRAAMADHGLDHHDDLVELSLFGVEGGHAAASRLLDRGVTAIVCGSDLMALGAVRAARQRGLSVPGDLSVVGYDDSQLIAFTDPPLTTVRQPVQAMALAAVRALCDEIAGHAPARTEYVFEPELVVRGSTGVHRASLDERAAPTGR; the protein is encoded by the coding sequence ATGGGTGCACCACGATTGGCCGACATCGCCCGCCACGCGGGCGTGAGCGAGGCGACGGTTTCCCGGGTGCTCAACGACAAGCCGGGGGTCGGTCCGGACACGCGCAAGGCCGTGCTGACCGCGTTGGACGTGCTCGGCTACGAACGTCCGGCCCGCCTGAGGCAACGCTCGGCGGGACTGGTCGGCATGGTCGTCCCGGAGTTGGAGAACCCGATATTCCCGATGTTCGCCCAGGCCGCCGAGGGGGTGCTGGCCCAGCACGGTTACACCCCGGTGCTGTGCACCCAGACGCCCGGCGGGATCGTGGAGGACGAGTACGTGGAGATGCTGCTGGAACGCAACGTCTCCGGCATCATCTTCGTCTCCGGACTGCACGCCGACACCACCGCCAACCACGACCGCTACCGCGCCCTGCTGGCCCGCCGCCTGCCCATCGTCCTGGTCAACGGCTACGTCGAGGGGCTCCCCGCGTCGTTCATCTCCCCCGACGACCGGGCTGCGGCCCGGCTCGCGGTCAACCACCTGGCGGCGCTGGGCCACACCCGCATCGGATTCGCCAGCGGCCCCTACCGCTACGTCCCGGTGCAGCGCAAGCTGGCGGGGTTCCGGGCCGCGATGGCCGACCACGGCCTGGACCACCACGACGACCTCGTCGAACTCTCCCTGTTCGGGGTCGAGGGCGGCCACGCGGCGGCCAGCAGACTGCTCGACCGCGGCGTCACCGCCATCGTGTGCGGCTCCGACCTGATGGCGCTGGGCGCGGTCCGCGCGGCCCGCCAGCGGGGCCTGTCGGTGCCCGGGGACCTGTCCGTGGTCGGCTACGACGACTCCCAGCTCATCGCGTTCACCGACCCGCCGCTGACCACCGTGCGCCAGCCGGTCCAGGCCATGGCGCTGGCCGCGGTCCGGGCCCTGTGCGACGAGATCGCCGGGCACGCTCCGGCCCGCACCGAGTACGTGTTCGAACCGGAGCTCGTCGTCCGCGGCTCGACCGGGGTCCACCGGGCCTCCCTGGACGAGCGGGCCGCCCCGACCGGGCGGTAG
- a CDS encoding DUF4870 domain-containing protein → MSNPYPPHGPEDYGQGGYSPDPSAMGGQPGYGAPTPPPGYGPQPGYGQQPGYGPQPGYGPQPGHGSSDDTTFAMLTHLLGIITGFVGPLIMYLVKKDESSPFLRHHLLEALNFQLTVTIAYVVSWVLMFIFIGTLTWMAAGICALIFGILAGMAASKGEWYRYPVSIRMVK, encoded by the coding sequence ATGAGCAACCCCTACCCGCCCCACGGCCCCGAAGACTACGGTCAGGGCGGCTACAGTCCCGACCCCTCCGCGATGGGGGGCCAGCCGGGCTACGGCGCCCCCACCCCTCCCCCCGGCTACGGTCCGCAGCCGGGTTACGGGCAGCAGCCGGGCTACGGTCCGCAGCCCGGCTACGGTCCGCAGCCGGGCCACGGCAGCAGCGACGACACCACGTTCGCGATGCTCACCCACCTGCTCGGCATCATCACCGGGTTCGTCGGCCCGCTCATCATGTACCTGGTGAAGAAGGACGAATCCTCCCCCTTCCTGCGGCACCACCTGCTGGAGGCGCTGAACTTCCAGCTCACGGTCACCATCGCCTACGTGGTGTCCTGGGTGCTGATGTTCATCTTCATCGGCACGCTCACCTGGATGGCCGCCGGTATCTGCGCGCTCATCTTCGGCATCCTCGCCGGCATGGCCGCCAGCAAGGGCGAGTGGTACCGCTACCCGGTCAGCATCCGCATGGTCAAGTAG
- a CDS encoding sugar ABC transporter permease has translation MTTATRGRRAARWLRENSWRHLLLWFALAFALFPILFVVSAALNPLGTLSSSHLLPGGASLDNARELFDTTPFGSWYANSMLLALCNAAVTVFLSALAAYAFSRFRFAGRRIGLLGILLIQMFPQFLAIVALYLMFNAVTDYWPAFGFDTRWGLLLVYLGGALSVNTWLMKGFFDTIPAELDESAKVDGASHAQAFFRIMLPLVTPVLAIVGLLVFINTVNEFLIASVFLRDPESKTVALGLYALVADERNANFGLFAVGTLLIALPTMAVFWFLQRYIVEGLTSGAVKG, from the coding sequence GTGACGACCGCGACGCGCGGCCGACGCGCCGCCCGGTGGCTGCGGGAGAACTCCTGGCGGCACCTGCTGCTGTGGTTCGCCCTGGCCTTCGCGCTGTTCCCGATCCTGTTCGTGGTCTCGGCCGCGCTCAACCCGCTGGGCACGCTCAGCTCCAGCCACCTGCTGCCCGGCGGCGCCAGCCTGGACAACGCGCGCGAGCTGTTCGACACCACGCCGTTCGGCTCCTGGTACGCCAACTCCATGCTGCTGGCGCTGTGCAACGCCGCGGTGACGGTGTTCCTGTCCGCGCTGGCCGCCTACGCCTTCAGCCGGTTCCGGTTCGCCGGGCGCCGCATCGGCCTCCTCGGGATCCTGCTGATCCAGATGTTCCCGCAGTTCCTGGCGATCGTGGCGCTCTACCTGATGTTCAACGCGGTCACCGACTACTGGCCCGCCTTCGGCTTCGACACCCGGTGGGGCCTGCTGCTGGTCTACCTGGGCGGCGCGCTGAGCGTGAACACCTGGCTGATGAAGGGCTTCTTCGACACCATCCCGGCGGAACTCGACGAGTCCGCCAAGGTCGACGGCGCCAGCCACGCCCAGGCGTTCTTCCGCATCATGCTGCCGCTGGTGACGCCGGTGCTGGCGATCGTCGGCCTGCTGGTGTTCATCAACACCGTCAACGAGTTCCTCATCGCCAGCGTGTTCCTGCGCGACCCGGAGTCCAAGACCGTCGCCCTGGGCCTGTACGCGCTGGTCGCCGACGAACGCAACGCCAACTTCGGCCTGTTCGCGGTGGGCACCCTGCTCATCGCGCTGCCGACCATGGCGGTCTTCTGGTTCCTGCAGCGCTACATCGTCGAGGGACTGACCTCGGGCGCGGTCAAGGGATGA
- a CDS encoding ABC transporter permease subunit, translated as MARNTVAGAPEGAPAPANHGRGEPTASVLGLTVKIGALGLASALAIWAAVPLVDAANWIGVGVVAAVTALIFYVYLSPRRVPLKYLLPGTLLLIAFQILPVLYTVSTSVTNFGDGHRGDKEQAIAAIEAYSVVRSPDSPSYTLTVAADGDPDTGDLVFLLTAADGTVHAGDAEGLTELAADAVTTDASGKITAAEDYTVLTTAQINERGDEIADFAVPTGDGTGIRSSGLSLAYEGQATRTYQEDCDCIVDSVTGVEYAADNTNGVFVSADGQRLLQGWQVNVGFANFLRFVTDPTTAASFLSILTWNIGFAAGTTLLVFVVGLGLALVMHTRKPLRGRTVYRILLVLPYAMPSFAMLLLWRDMFNTDFGLINRVLGLDVNWLGNAWTARGSILLVNTWLGFPYMFLVATGALQAIPRELGQAARIDGASAWQAFRHVTLPLLMVAMTPILVSTFAFNFNNFNAVWLTTRGGPFSPDNPLAGATDLLITYTFRLAFGGQGAQYGFASAVSVLIFLIVALLSLLSLRQSRSLEEVNR; from the coding sequence GTGGCCCGCAACACCGTCGCGGGCGCTCCCGAGGGGGCGCCCGCTCCCGCGAACCACGGCCGCGGCGAACCCACCGCCTCGGTGCTCGGCCTGACCGTCAAGATCGGTGCGCTGGGCCTGGCCTCCGCCCTGGCGATCTGGGCGGCCGTCCCGCTCGTCGACGCGGCCAACTGGATCGGGGTGGGCGTCGTCGCCGCGGTGACCGCCCTGATCTTCTACGTCTACCTGTCCCCGCGCCGCGTGCCGCTGAAGTACCTGCTGCCCGGCACGCTGCTGCTCATCGCCTTCCAGATCCTGCCGGTGCTGTACACCGTCAGCACCTCGGTGACCAACTTCGGCGACGGGCACCGCGGCGACAAGGAACAGGCCATCGCCGCGATCGAGGCGTACTCCGTGGTGCGCTCCCCCGACTCGCCCAGCTACACCCTCACCGTCGCCGCCGACGGCGACCCGGACACCGGCGACCTGGTGTTCCTGCTGACCGCGGCCGACGGCACCGTCCACGCGGGCGACGCCGAGGGACTCACCGAACTCGCCGCCGACGCCGTCACCACCGACGCCTCCGGCAAGATCACCGCGGCCGAGGACTACACCGTCCTCACCACCGCCCAGATCAACGAGCGCGGCGACGAGATCGCGGACTTCGCGGTGCCCACCGGTGACGGCACCGGCATCCGCTCCAGCGGCCTGTCCCTGGCCTACGAAGGCCAGGCCACCCGCACCTACCAGGAGGACTGCGACTGCATCGTGGACTCCGTCACCGGAGTGGAGTACGCCGCCGACAACACCAACGGCGTCTTCGTCTCCGCCGACGGGCAGCGGCTGCTCCAGGGCTGGCAGGTCAACGTCGGCTTCGCCAACTTCCTGCGGTTCGTCACCGACCCCACCACCGCCGCGTCCTTCCTGTCCATCCTCACCTGGAACATCGGCTTCGCGGCGGGCACCACCCTGCTGGTCTTCGTCGTGGGCCTGGGCCTGGCCCTGGTCATGCACACCCGCAAGCCCCTGCGCGGCCGCACCGTGTACCGCATCCTGCTGGTCCTGCCGTACGCGATGCCCTCGTTCGCGATGCTGCTGCTGTGGCGCGACATGTTCAACACCGACTTCGGACTGATCAACCGGGTGCTGGGGCTGGACGTGAACTGGCTGGGCAACGCCTGGACCGCACGCGGCTCGATCCTGCTGGTCAACACCTGGCTCGGCTTCCCCTACATGTTCCTGGTGGCCACCGGGGCCCTCCAGGCCATCCCCCGGGAGCTGGGGCAGGCGGCCCGCATCGACGGGGCGAGCGCCTGGCAGGCGTTCCGCCACGTCACCCTGCCGCTGCTGATGGTCGCCATGACCCCCATCCTGGTCTCCACCTTCGCGTTCAACTTCAACAACTTCAACGCGGTCTGGCTGACCACCCGGGGCGGCCCGTTCAGCCCCGACAACCCGCTGGCCGGGGCCACCGACCTGCTCATCACCTACACCTTCCGGCTGGCCTTCGGCGGGCAGGGCGCCCAGTACGGGTTCGCCTCGGCGGTGTCGGTCCTCATCTTCCTGATCGTGGCGCTGCTGTCCCTGCTGAGCCTGCGGCAGAGCCGTTCCCTGGAGGAGGTGAACCGGTGA
- a CDS encoding MOSC domain-containing protein, whose translation MDTGTVLSVNVGLPVPAEWAGRLKRTAIDKRPVAGRVAVRSLGLAGDAQADTVHHGGRDQAVYAYAREELDLWQERLGRPLRDGMFGENLTTRGVEVSRALVGERWRVGTALLEVTLPRVPCGTFQNWLGERGWVRRFTEEGRTGAYLRVVEEGEVAAGDAVVVEHRPDHGIDLATAFRARRERDVALLRRVAGLPGSAEEWRLRLAAAEQRS comes from the coding sequence ATGGACACCGGGACCGTGCTGTCGGTCAACGTCGGACTGCCCGTCCCCGCCGAGTGGGCGGGCCGGCTCAAGCGCACCGCCATCGACAAGCGCCCCGTCGCCGGGCGGGTGGCCGTCCGCTCCCTGGGCCTGGCCGGCGACGCCCAGGCGGACACGGTCCACCACGGCGGCCGCGACCAGGCGGTCTACGCCTACGCCAGGGAGGAGCTGGACCTGTGGCAGGAGCGGTTGGGCAGGCCGCTGCGCGACGGGATGTTCGGTGAGAACCTCACCACGCGCGGCGTCGAGGTCAGCCGGGCGCTCGTCGGGGAGCGGTGGCGGGTCGGCACCGCGCTGCTGGAGGTGACGCTGCCGCGCGTCCCGTGCGGCACCTTCCAGAACTGGCTGGGCGAACGCGGCTGGGTCAGGCGCTTCACCGAGGAGGGGCGCACCGGCGCCTACCTGAGGGTGGTCGAGGAGGGGGAGGTCGCCGCCGGCGACGCGGTGGTCGTGGAGCACCGCCCCGACCACGGCATCGACCTCGCCACGGCCTTCCGCGCCCGCCGCGAACGCGACGTCGCCCTGCTGCGCCGCGTCGCGGGCCTGCCCGGCAGCGCCGAGGAGTGGCGGCTGCGGCTGGCCGCCGCCGAACAGCGGTCCTGA
- a CDS encoding sugar ABC transporter substrate-binding protein, which translates to MKFRNFSVLSGVAALALLATSCGGGGDDTAASEEAADGTMVIWADPNRTDVLIPYAEQFGEAHGITVKVESIPNEDLQDNFVTAHQAGSPPDLLVGAHDWTGNLVRNGAIDPVQLPQDKADGFEPVALDAVTFDGQLYGVPYAMENLVLFRNTDLAPDAPESIEDLVDHGKELKADGEVEEIMSLQVGSEGDAYHIYPLYTSAGGYLFGTDDEGNLDPDDMGVGTESSIEAFEKIAELGEKHEGALKRSIDSQNASPLFNEGKTAYLVSGPWAIADMKEAGVPYEISPVPGFADGEEARPFIGVQAFFVSSGGANKVFAQEFVTNYVTETKLAVALYEADPRPPALTAALEAVSADDPDLAKIVEAGANGDPLPALPEMAAIWGPFGQAEAAVIAGEDVAEAVEAAGAAISEQIGG; encoded by the coding sequence ATGAAGTTCCGCAACTTCAGCGTGCTGTCGGGCGTGGCAGCCCTGGCACTGCTCGCGACCTCGTGCGGCGGCGGTGGCGACGACACCGCGGCCTCCGAGGAGGCCGCCGACGGCACCATGGTCATCTGGGCCGACCCCAACCGGACCGACGTGCTGATCCCGTATGCGGAGCAGTTCGGCGAGGCCCACGGCATCACCGTCAAGGTCGAGTCCATCCCCAACGAGGACCTGCAGGACAACTTCGTCACCGCCCACCAGGCGGGCTCGCCTCCCGACCTGCTGGTCGGCGCCCACGACTGGACCGGCAACCTGGTCCGCAACGGCGCGATCGACCCCGTCCAACTCCCCCAGGACAAGGCCGACGGGTTCGAACCGGTCGCCCTCGACGCGGTGACCTTCGACGGCCAGCTCTACGGCGTGCCCTACGCCATGGAGAACCTGGTGCTGTTCCGCAACACCGACCTGGCCCCCGACGCCCCCGAGAGCATCGAGGACCTCGTCGACCACGGCAAGGAGCTCAAGGCCGACGGCGAGGTCGAGGAGATCATGAGCCTGCAGGTGGGCTCCGAGGGCGACGCCTACCACATCTACCCGCTGTACACCTCCGCCGGCGGCTACCTGTTCGGCACCGACGACGAGGGCAACCTCGACCCCGACGACATGGGCGTGGGCACCGAGTCCTCCATCGAGGCCTTCGAGAAGATCGCCGAACTCGGCGAGAAGCACGAGGGGGCGCTCAAACGCTCCATCGACAGCCAGAACGCCAGCCCCCTGTTCAACGAGGGCAAGACCGCCTACCTCGTCTCCGGTCCCTGGGCCATCGCCGACATGAAGGAGGCGGGCGTCCCCTACGAGATCAGCCCCGTCCCCGGATTCGCCGACGGCGAGGAGGCCCGCCCCTTCATCGGCGTGCAGGCGTTCTTCGTCTCCTCCGGCGGCGCCAACAAGGTCTTCGCCCAGGAGTTCGTCACCAACTACGTGACCGAGACGAAGCTGGCCGTGGCGCTGTACGAGGCCGACCCCCGTCCCCCGGCGCTGACCGCCGCCCTGGAGGCCGTCTCCGCGGACGACCCCGACCTGGCCAAGATCGTCGAGGCCGGCGCGAACGGCGACCCGCTGCCCGCGCTCCCCGAGATGGCCGCCATCTGGGGACCGTTCGGACAGGCCGAGGCCGCCGTCATCGCCGGCGAGGACGTCGCCGAGGCCGTGGAGGCCGCGGGCGCGGCGATCTCCGAGCAGATCGGCGGCTGA
- the hemW gene encoding radical SAM family heme chaperone HemW — protein sequence MPSVPLDGSPVPADGSLPDSALAELGTRPFGVYVHVPFCATRCGYCDFNTYTAAELRSRDGSAVASPRTYAEQAVAEVDLARRVLGDRDLPVRTVFVGGGTPTLLAPEELARILTAIDERFGLAPDAEVTTEANPETVDLDVLLRLREAGFTRVSFGMQSAREHVLAVLERTHTPGRPEQCVAWARRAGFDHVNLDLIYGTPGESEADWKESLTAAVAAGPDHVSAYSLIVEEGTRLAARVRRGELAPPDDDVMADRYLLADEVLSAAGLHWYEVSNWAADASARSAHNLLYWTGGDWWGIGPGAHSHVGGVRWWNVKHPAAYAARLAAGRTPAQAREVLSAEDRRFERILLELRIVQGCPLDLLDGAGRAAAARAVADGLLDADAHARGRAVLTLRGRLLADALVLDLA from the coding sequence ATGCCCTCAGTCCCACTCGACGGCAGTCCCGTTCCCGCCGACGGCTCCCTGCCCGACTCCGCGCTGGCGGAACTCGGCACCCGGCCGTTCGGGGTCTACGTGCACGTGCCGTTCTGCGCCACCCGCTGCGGCTACTGCGACTTCAACACCTACACCGCCGCGGAGCTGCGCTCCCGGGACGGCTCGGCGGTCGCCTCCCCGCGGACCTACGCCGAGCAGGCCGTCGCGGAGGTGGACCTGGCCCGGCGGGTGCTGGGCGACCGCGACCTCCCGGTGCGCACCGTCTTCGTCGGCGGCGGCACCCCCACCCTGCTCGCCCCCGAGGAGCTGGCACGGATCCTCACGGCGATCGACGAGCGGTTCGGACTGGCCCCCGACGCCGAGGTCACCACCGAGGCCAACCCCGAGACCGTGGACCTCGACGTGCTGCTGCGGCTGCGGGAGGCCGGATTCACCCGCGTCTCCTTCGGCATGCAGAGCGCCCGGGAGCACGTGCTGGCGGTCCTGGAGCGCACGCACACCCCCGGACGGCCCGAGCAGTGCGTGGCCTGGGCCCGCCGGGCCGGGTTCGACCACGTCAACCTGGACCTCATCTACGGCACGCCCGGGGAGAGCGAGGCCGACTGGAAGGAGTCCCTCACCGCCGCGGTCGCGGCCGGCCCCGACCACGTCTCCGCCTACTCGCTCATCGTGGAGGAGGGCACCCGGCTGGCCGCCCGGGTGCGCCGCGGCGAACTGGCCCCGCCCGACGACGACGTCATGGCCGACCGCTACCTGCTGGCCGACGAGGTGCTCTCCGCCGCGGGACTGCACTGGTACGAGGTGTCCAACTGGGCGGCCGACGCCTCCGCGCGCAGCGCGCACAACCTGCTGTACTGGACCGGCGGCGACTGGTGGGGGATCGGGCCCGGCGCGCACAGCCACGTCGGCGGGGTGCGCTGGTGGAACGTCAAGCACCCCGCCGCCTACGCCGCGCGCCTGGCCGCGGGGCGCACCCCGGCGCAGGCCCGCGAGGTCCTCTCCGCCGAGGACCGCCGCTTCGAACGCATCCTGCTGGAGCTGCGGATCGTCCAGGGGTGCCCGCTGGACCTGCTCGACGGGGCCGGACGCGCCGCGGCGGCCCGCGCCGTCGCGGACGGGCTGCTGGACGCCGACGCCCACGCCCGCGGACGCGCGGTGCTCACCCTGCGGGGGAGGCTGCTCGCCGACGCGCTGGTCCTCGACCTCGCCTGA
- the lepA gene encoding translation elongation factor 4 → MPQPTRTDPALIRNFCIIAHIDHGKSTLADRMLQLTGAVEERQMRAQYLDRMDIERERGITIKSQAVRLPFTALDDVTYVLNLIDTPGHVDFSYEVSRSLAACEGAILLVDAAQGIEAQTLANLYLALENDLAIIPVLNKIDLPAAQPEKYAAELAGIIGCEPSDVLRVSAKTGMGVEELLNEIVTRIPPPVGDADAPARAMIFDSVYDTYRGVVTYVRVVDGRLNTRERIQMMSTGATHEMLEIGVSAPEPTRVDSLGVGEVGYLITGVKDVRQSRVGDTVTSAAAPAEEGLPGYRDPKPMVFSGLYPIEGTDYPVLRDALEKLQLNDAALVFEPETSAALGFGFRCGFLGLLHLEITRDRLEREFDLALISTAPNVVYQVRMEDGTEHTVTNPSEFPAGKIAEVREPVVKATVLTPADYVGPIMELCQGRRGVLDGMDYLSEDRVEMRYTLPLAEIVFDFFDQLKSRTKGYASLDYEPSGEQSADLVKVDILLQGQVVDAFSAIVHRDSAYSYGVEMTKKLRELIPRQQFEVPIQAAIGSRVIARENIRALRKDVLSKCYGGDISRKRKLLEKQKEGKKRMKMVGRVEVPQEAFISALSTDSGGEGKDARKK, encoded by the coding sequence GTGCCACAGCCAACTCGGACCGATCCTGCGCTGATCCGGAACTTCTGCATCATCGCGCACATCGACCATGGCAAGTCGACACTGGCCGACCGCATGCTGCAACTGACCGGTGCGGTCGAGGAACGCCAGATGCGGGCCCAGTACCTCGACCGCATGGACATCGAACGTGAGCGTGGCATCACGATCAAGTCGCAGGCGGTGCGGCTGCCCTTCACCGCGCTCGACGACGTGACCTACGTGCTCAACCTCATCGACACGCCCGGTCACGTGGACTTCAGTTACGAGGTCTCCCGGTCGCTGGCCGCCTGCGAGGGCGCGATCCTGCTGGTCGACGCGGCCCAGGGCATCGAGGCCCAGACGCTGGCCAACCTGTACCTGGCGCTGGAGAACGACCTCGCGATCATCCCGGTGCTGAACAAGATCGACCTGCCCGCCGCCCAGCCGGAGAAGTACGCGGCGGAGCTGGCGGGCATCATCGGCTGCGAGCCGTCGGACGTGCTGCGGGTCAGCGCCAAGACCGGTATGGGCGTGGAGGAGCTGCTCAACGAGATCGTCACCCGCATCCCGCCGCCGGTCGGCGACGCGGACGCGCCCGCGCGCGCCATGATCTTCGACTCCGTCTACGACACCTACCGGGGCGTGGTCACCTACGTGCGGGTCGTCGACGGCCGGCTCAACACCCGCGAGCGCATCCAGATGATGTCGACCGGGGCCACCCACGAGATGCTGGAGATCGGGGTGAGCGCGCCGGAGCCCACCAGGGTCGACTCGCTCGGCGTGGGCGAGGTCGGCTACCTCATCACCGGGGTCAAGGACGTGCGCCAGTCCAGGGTCGGCGACACCGTCACCTCCGCCGCCGCCCCCGCCGAGGAGGGGCTGCCCGGCTACCGCGACCCCAAGCCGATGGTGTTCTCCGGGCTGTACCCGATCGAGGGCACCGACTACCCGGTGCTGCGCGACGCCCTGGAGAAGCTCCAGCTCAACGACGCGGCCCTGGTGTTCGAACCGGAGACCTCCGCGGCGCTGGGCTTCGGGTTCCGCTGCGGCTTCCTGGGGCTGCTGCACCTGGAGATCACCCGCGACCGGCTGGAGCGCGAGTTCGACCTGGCGCTCATCTCCACCGCGCCCAACGTGGTCTACCAGGTCCGCATGGAGGACGGCACCGAGCACACGGTGACCAACCCCAGCGAGTTCCCCGCGGGCAAGATCGCGGAGGTCCGCGAACCGGTGGTGAAGGCCACCGTGCTGACGCCCGCCGACTACGTCGGCCCGATCATGGAGCTGTGCCAGGGGCGGCGCGGCGTCCTGGACGGCATGGACTACCTGTCCGAGGACCGGGTGGAGATGCGGTACACGCTGCCGCTCGCCGAGATCGTCTTCGACTTCTTCGACCAGCTCAAGTCCCGCACCAAGGGGTACGCCTCGCTGGACTACGAGCCGTCCGGGGAGCAGTCCGCCGACCTGGTCAAGGTGGACATCCTGCTGCAGGGGCAGGTGGTCGACGCGTTCTCCGCGATCGTGCACCGCGACAGCGCCTACTCCTACGGGGTGGAGATGACCAAGAAGCTGCGGGAGCTGATCCCCCGGCAGCAGTTCGAGGTGCCCATCCAGGCCGCCATCGGCTCCCGGGTGATCGCCCGGGAGAACATCCGCGCGCTCCGCAAGGACGTGCTCTCCAAGTGCTACGGCGGTGACATCAGCCGTAAGCGCAAGCTGCTGGAGAAGCAGAAGGAGGGCAAGAAGCGCATGAAGATGGTGGGCCGCGTCGAGGTGCCGCAGGAGGCCTTCATCTCGGCGCTGTCCACCGACAGCGGCGGCGAGGGCAAGGACGCCAGGAAGAAGTGA
- a CDS encoding glycoside hydrolase family 13 protein, translated as MQQTPDNATLTAPTSHASWWRHAVIYQVYVRSFADSNGDGDGDLNGIRERLPALSSLGVDAIWLTPFYVSPLADGGYDVADYRDVDPRFGTLADFDALLAAAHDLGLRVIIDIVPNHTSSAHRWFREALAAGPGSPERDRYVFRPGRGKDGELPPNNWQSIFGGPAWTRVKSSGQQPEEWYLHLFDVEQPDLNWENPEVRAEFADILRFWLDRGVDGFRIDVAHGMIKDPALPDIAEGQKADLLDGHTKLPYFDQDGVHEIYREWRAIVDSYPGERALVAEAWVEDADRVARYLRPDELHQAFNFEYLTADWDAAALRSVVDRSLAANGAVGAPTTWVLSNHDVTRHVTRFGGGETGLARARAATLLMLALPGSAYLYQGEELGLPEVTDLPEEALQDPTWERSGRTERGRDGCRVPIPWEGEEPPFGFGCPAELSWLPVPAQWRSLTREVQERDPASTLSLYKAALRLRRELEALGDGSLTWGEAPEDVLVLFREPGFCCAVNLGSAPVELPLEGEVLLSSGPVERVGARLALPADTAVWLRR; from the coding sequence ATGCAGCAGACTCCCGACAACGCCACCCTCACGGCGCCGACCTCGCACGCCAGCTGGTGGCGGCACGCGGTCATCTACCAGGTCTACGTCCGCAGCTTCGCCGACTCCAACGGCGACGGCGACGGCGACCTGAACGGCATCCGCGAACGCCTGCCCGCGCTGTCCTCCCTCGGCGTGGACGCGATCTGGCTCACCCCCTTCTACGTCTCCCCGCTGGCCGACGGCGGCTACGACGTCGCCGACTACCGCGACGTCGACCCCCGGTTCGGCACCCTGGCCGACTTCGACGCGCTGCTGGCCGCAGCCCACGACCTGGGCCTCCGGGTCATCATCGACATCGTGCCCAACCACACCTCCTCGGCCCACCGCTGGTTCCGCGAGGCGCTGGCCGCCGGCCCGGGCAGCCCCGAGCGGGACCGGTACGTCTTCCGGCCGGGGCGCGGCAAGGACGGCGAGCTGCCGCCGAACAACTGGCAGTCGATCTTCGGCGGCCCCGCCTGGACCCGCGTGAAGTCCTCCGGGCAGCAGCCCGAGGAGTGGTACCTGCACCTGTTCGACGTCGAACAGCCCGACCTGAACTGGGAGAACCCGGAGGTCCGGGCGGAGTTCGCCGACATCCTGCGGTTCTGGCTGGACCGCGGCGTGGACGGTTTCCGCATCGACGTGGCGCACGGGATGATCAAGGACCCCGCGCTGCCCGACATCGCCGAGGGGCAGAAGGCCGACCTGCTGGACGGCCACACCAAGCTGCCCTACTTCGACCAGGACGGCGTGCACGAGATCTACCGGGAGTGGCGCGCCATCGTCGACAGCTACCCCGGCGAGCGCGCCCTGGTGGCCGAGGCGTGGGTGGAGGACGCCGACCGGGTGGCGCGCTACCTGCGCCCCGACGAGCTGCACCAGGCGTTCAACTTCGAGTACCTCACCGCCGACTGGGACGCCGCGGCGCTGCGCTCGGTCGTCGACCGCTCCCTGGCCGCCAACGGCGCGGTCGGCGCGCCCACCACCTGGGTGCTGTCCAACCACGACGTCACCCGGCACGTCACCCGGTTCGGCGGCGGGGAGACGGGGCTGGCCCGCGCCCGGGCCGCCACCCTGCTGATGCTGGCCCTGCCCGGGTCGGCCTACCTCTACCAGGGGGAGGAGCTGGGACTCCCCGAGGTCACCGACCTTCCGGAGGAGGCGTTGCAGGACCCCACCTGGGAGCGTTCAGGCCGCACCGAGCGGGGCCGCGACGGGTGCCGGGTGCCGATCCCCTGGGAGGGCGAGGAGCCGCCGTTCGGCTTCGGCTGCCCGGCCGAGCTCAGCTGGCTGCCGGTGCCCGCCCAGTGGCGGTCGCTCACCCGGGAGGTCCAGGAGCGCGACCCCGCCTCCACCCTGTCGCTGTACAAGGCGGCCCTGCGGCTGCGCCGGGAGCTGGAGGCGCTCGGCGACGGCTCGCTGACCTGGGGAGAGGCTCCCGAGGACGTGCTGGTACTGTTCCGCGAGCCGGGTTTCTGCTGCGCGGTGAACCTCGGCTCCGCACCGGTCGAACTGCCCCTGGAGGGCGAGGTGCTGCTGTCCAGCGGCCCGGTCGAGCGGGTCGGGGCGCGCCTGGCGCTGCCCGCGGACACCGCGGTGTGGCTGCGGCGCTGA